The following coding sequences are from one Musa acuminata AAA Group cultivar baxijiao chromosome BXJ1-6, Cavendish_Baxijiao_AAA, whole genome shotgun sequence window:
- the LOC135676953 gene encoding probable E3 ubiquitin-protein ligase RHC1A, which translates to MEGHLCADTAAWCLYAKLKAWRPASESCRLLAPVVIKLHYTVLHFHGGRVMQEPPCPYHCYVFTLGEFLHHESRSLAISFLLFHGGAYGRDFHAARQLEEELFTFCNGPVESALNVGRGIEITVGIRFDRHWHWIGLEPSFVVGEGFGGVPASSDAAKELVVVKYERGGDVREESCRICLEEFDEGAEVTQMPCTHAFHGGCLARWLESSHICPLCRHAIADSAGP; encoded by the coding sequence ATGGAGGGTCATCTTTGTGCTGACACTGCTGCTTGGTGTCTCTATGCTAAGCTAAAGGCGTGGAGGCCGGCGTCGGAATCGTGTAGGCTATTGGCTCCGGTGGTGATCAAGCTCCACTACACCGTGTTGCACTTTCATGGAGGTCGAGTGATGCAGGAACCGCCGTGCCCCTACCACTGCTACGTGTTCACTCTCGGCGAGTTCCTCCACCATGAATCTCGCAGCCTGGCGATCTCGTTCCTTCTCTTTCACGGAGGCGCCTACGGCCGTGATTTCCATGCCGCTAGGCAGTTGGAGGAAGAACTCTTCACCTTCTGCAATGGCCCAGTTGAGTCGGCTCTCAACGTGGGCAGAGGGATCGAGATCACCGTCGGCATCCGCTTCGACCGGCACTGGCACTGGATCGGATTGGAGCCTTCTTTCGTCGTCGGCGAGGGTTTCGGCGGTGTGCCGGCGTCGTCGGATGCAGCGAAGGAGCTGGTGGTGGTGAAGTACGAGCGTGGTGGAGATGTCCGAGAGGAGAGTTGCAGGATCTGCTTGGAAGAGTTCGACGAGGGCGCCGAGGTGACGCAGATGCCATGCACGCACGCCTTCCATGGCGGCTGTCTCGCTCGATGGTTGGAGAGCAGCCACATCTGCCCTCTCTGCAGACACGCCATAGCCGATTCCGCTGGTCCCTGA